In Rutidosis leptorrhynchoides isolate AG116_Rl617_1_P2 chromosome 2, CSIRO_AGI_Rlap_v1, whole genome shotgun sequence, one genomic interval encodes:
- the LOC139892912 gene encoding binding partner of ACD11 1-like, producing MSIRTVKVNNVSLSASEQDIKEFFSFSGEIEYIDIQSDSERAQTAFVTFKDSQGADTAVLLSGATIVDQSVTIVLAPEYTLPTSATTPPVQQSPAMDQQTGGVAESAVQKAEDVVSSMLAKGFILGKDAVNKAKAFDEKLKFTSTAAAKAATIDQRIGLTEKITLGTTLVNEKVKDLDQKFQVSEKTKTAFANAEQTVSEAGSAIMKNRYVLTGTAWVAGAFSRVTKAAGEVGQKTMEKVAEGEQSGKTESTRQESPSSPKGPTSSGH from the exons ATGTCG ATACGAACTGTGAAGGTCAACAATGTTTCCTTGAGTGCTTCCGAGCAAGACATCAAGGAATTTTTTTCGTTTTCTGGTGAAATTGAATATATTGATATACAAAG CGACAGTGAACGGGCTCAAACTGCATTTGTCACCTTTAAGGATTCTCAAGGTGCTGATACCGCAGTTCTACTCTCG GGAGCAACGATAGTTGACCAGTCTGTTACGATTGTTCTTGCACCAGAATACACTCTTCCAACTTCTGCTACTACACCTCCAGTGCAACAATCCcct GCAATGGATCAACAAACTGGGGGCGTTGCGGAATCTGCGGTTCAAAAGGCAGAAGACGTAGTGAGTAGCATGTTGGCGAAAGGTTTTATTTTAGGAAAAGATGCAGTTAATAAAGCCAAAGCGTTCGATGAAAAGCTCAAGTTCACTTCAACTGCTGCTGCAAAAGCCGCTACAATTGACCAAAGAATCGGTCTCACTGAAAAAATCACCTTAGGCACAACGCTTGTGAATGAGAAAGTAAAAGATTTGGATCAAAAGTTTCAAGTGTCGGAAAAGACCAAAACGGCGTTTGCAAATGCAGAGCAGACGGTAAGTGAGGCGGGGTCCGCGATTATGAAGAATCGGTATGTGCTGACTGGGACTGCCTGGGTGGCGGGAGCGTTCAGCAGGGTCACAAAAGCTGCTGGAGAAGTTGGACAGAAGACGATGGAGAAAGTGGCAGAGGGAGAACAATCTGGAAAGACCGAGTCAACTCGGCAAGAATCACCCAGTTCACCTAAAGGTCCTACTAGCTCAGGTCATTAA
- the LOC139892913 gene encoding TOM1-like protein 1: MSDNIMEKVNALGERLKIGGSEVGQKITAGVSSMSFKMKEFFQGPNQADNLVEEATAETLDEPDWATNLELCDMINHERISSIDMIRAIKKRIMLKNARIQYLTLVLLETVVKNCEKAFSEVAAERVLDEMVKMIDDPQTVVNNRNKALILIEAWGESTEELRYLPVYEETYKSLKSRGIRFPGRDSESLAPIFTPPRSIPPTEVYPVPPQQFHQQEIPVQGLSAEQTKEAFDVARNSLELLSTVLSSSPQQDALQDDLTSTLVQQCRQSQLTVQRIVETGGDDEALLFEALSVNDEIQKVLSKYEEMKKPSEVCREPEPAMIAVAAEPDEPTQVGKEESLIRKPAGSRGSSNNNDDMMDDLDEMIFGKKGGGSSESKKDKPSKDDLISF, from the exons ATGAGTGATAATATAATGGAAAAAGTTAATGCGCTCGGTGAGCGTCTGAAGATTGGTGGATCTGAGGTTGGTCAGAAGATTACTGCAGGTGTGAGTTCGATGAGTTTTAAGATGAAGGAGTTCTTTCAAGGACCGAATCAAGCTGATAATCTTGTGGAGGAAGCAACTGCAGAGACGCTAGATGAGCCTGATTGGGCGACGAATCTTGAACTGTGTGATATGATCAATCATGAGAGGATCAGTAGTATTGATATGATACGTGCCATAAAGAAAAGGATCATGTTGAAGAATGCTAGGATTCAGTATTTGACTCTTGTGTTGCTTGAGACTGTGGTTAAGAACTGTGAGAAGGCTTTTTCAGAAGTTGCTGCAGAGAGAGTTCTTGATGAAATGGTGAAGATGATTGATGATCCACAAACAGTTGTTAATAATCGTAATAAAGCTTTGATCTTGATCGAAGCTTGGGGTGAGTCTACTGAAGAGCTTCGATATCTGCCTGTTTATGAAGAGACATACAAG AGTTTAAAATCAAGGGGAATTCGATTTCCTGGTCGTGACTCTGAGAGCTTGGCTCCTATATTTACCCCTCCTCGTTCAATTCCGCCTACAGAGGTATATCCTGTTCCTCCACAGCAATTTCATCAACAAGAGATTCCGGTTCAAGGCCTATCTGCAGAACAAACAAAAGAAGCATTTGATGTGGCAAGAAACAGTCTTGAGCTTCTGTCTACTGTTCTATCTTCTTCACCCCAGCAGGATGCTTTGCAG GATGATTTGACCTCGACACTCGTACAACAATGCCGCCAGTCCCAACTCACTGTTCAGAGAATAGTAGAGACAGGAGGAGATGACGAGGCCCTGCTATTTGAGGCTTTGAGTGTAAATGATGAAATCCAAAAAGTTCTTTCGAAGTATGAAGAAATGAAGAAACCTAGTGAGGTGTGTCGTGAGCCAGAACCTGCTATGATTGCTGTGGCTGCAGAACCCGATGAGCCAACTCAGGTTGGCAAAGAAGAATCGTTGATCAGAAAGCCTGCAGGGTCTCGTGGCAGCAGCAACAACAACGATGATATGATGGATGATCTTGACGAGATGATATTTGGAAAGAAAGGTGGTGGCTCATCTGAATCGAAAAAGGATAAACCATCGAAAGATGATCTTATTAGCTTTTAG
- the LOC139892914 gene encoding probable arabinosyltransferase ARAD1, which yields MAGGRQYSSSSMNPNFTKLTRSPFLLITITLTCFFLIFHIFTTSPPTKSISNSHTSISNQPYLNPNVHYSFVNSLEQFLKKPRIPGSPDDTAADPASDDEQREVRKLDDLIWRSETARVYNDENNMLPVRVYVYEMPVKFTYDMLLLYQNTYRETVNLTSNGSPVHRLIEQHSIDYWLWADLIAPESERKLKSVVRVHQQEEADLFYVPFFTTISYFLLEKQQCKTLYREALKWVTDQPAWKRSEGRDHIFPIHHPWSFKSVRKFVKNAIWLLPDMDSTGNWYKPGQVSLEKDLILPYVPNLDLCDVKCLSESASRRTTLLYFRGRLKRNAGGKIRSKLGSELGGADDVIIEEGSAGEAGKTAAQSGMRKSVFCLSPAGDTPSSARLFDAIVSGCIPVIVSDELELPFEGILDYRKISLFVSSSDAVQPGWLLAYLRSIKPTQIKEMQDHLAKYVRHFLYSHPAQPLGPEDLVWRMMAGKLVNIKLHIRRSQRLVIESRSICMCDCRRPNVTSPLPS from the exons ATGGCTGGTGGTAGACAATATTCATCTTCTTCAATGAACCCTAATTTCACCAAACTCACCAGATCCCCATTCCTCCTAATCACAATCACACTCACTTGTTTCTTTCTCATTTTCCACATCTTCACCACTTCACCACCAACCAAATCCATCTCCAACTCACACACTTCAATCTCAAACCAACCTTACCTAAACCCTAACGTTCACTACTCTTTCGTCAATTCACTCGAACAATTTTTGAAAAAACCTAGAATTCCGGGATCACCTGATGATACTGCCGCTGATCCGGCGAGTGATGATGAGCAGCGGGAAGTTAGGAAATTAGATGATTTGATCTGGAGATCGGAAACTGCTAGGGTTTATAATGATGAAAACAATATGTTGCCTGTTAGGGTTTATGTTTATGAGATGCCGGTTAAGTTTACTTATGATATGCTTTTGCTGTATCAAAATACGTATAGAGAGACGGTTAATCTTACATCTAATGGTAGTCCAGTTCACCGGCTTATCGAACAG CACTCTATTGACTACTGGTTGTGGGCGGATTTAATTGCTCCAGAATCAGAAAGGAAATTGAAAAGTGTTGTGCGAGTTCATCAACAGGAGGAAGCTGATCTTTTCTATGTTCCATTTTTCACGACTATTAGCTACTTTTTGTTGGAGAAACAGCAATGCAAGACGCTTTACAGG GAAGCATTAAAATGGGTTACTGATCAGCCTGCTTGGAAACGGTCTGAAGGAAGAGATCACATATTTCCAATTCATCATCCATGGTCTTTTAAGTCTGTTCGCAAGTTTGTCAAAAATGCAATATGGTTGTTGCCAGATATGGACTCCACTGGGAACTG GTACAAGCCTGGCCAAGTTTCACTTGAGAAAGATTTGATACTTCCTTATGTTCCCAATCTTGATTTATGTGATGTGAAATGCTTATCAGAAAGTGCATCAAGGAGAACCACACTGCTATATTTTCGTGGGCGGCTTAAAAGAAACGCT GGAGGAAAAATACGTTCGAAACTTGGGTCAGAACTTGGTGGTGCGGATGATGTCATCATTGAAGAGGGGAGTGCTGGAGAGGCAGGGAAAACAGCTGCACAAAGTGGCATGCGCAA atCTGTGTTTTGCCTGAGCCCAGCTGGTGATACACCGTCGTCTGCGAGATTGTTTGATGCCATTGTTAGTGGTTGCATACCTGTTATAGTTAGTGATGAACTTGAGCTTCCTTTTGAAGGAATACTTGATTATCGTAAG atctctttatttgtttctTCAAGTGATGCCGTGCAGCCAGGTTGGCTTTTGGCATACCTTAGAAGTATCAAACCTACTCAGATAAAAGAAATGCAAGATCATTTGGCAAAG TACGTGAGGCATTTCTTGTATTCCCACCCTGCTCAACCATTGGGGCCAGAAGACTTGGTTTGGAGAATG ATGGCTGGCAAACTAGTGAATATCAAGCTTCACATACGGAGGTCACAGCGTTTAGTTATAGAGTCAAGAAGCATATGCATGTGTGACTGCAGGCGTCCCAACGTTACTAGCCCACTGCCTTCTTGA